AGCCGCGAACTCCCTTCTGCAGAGATTGCGTTCGGGGCAGCTCGACCCTGCTCTAGTCGGCCCCGGACCGGTAGAGGGTAACTACCCGGTGGTCGTCGGCGACGATGACGCCGCCGATACCCGCAACCAGGAGATCGACGCTCTGGTCGAGTGGCTTACGACCCAGGGCTACGCGGAACCGGAGCGCGACCTTGAGATCGCGCACCCCGACACGGGGAGGGTGCTGTCCATCGCGGAGGCTGTGTGGCCACACGGGCTGCAAGAGGGGCTGGGCGAGAAGGTGGTCCTCGAACTCGACGAAGACGACTTCGACGAGGACGCCTTGGCCGCGTTGGGCTACCGGGTCTTCACCTCGATTGCGGCCCTTCGCGAGTTCGTGGAGCGGTCGAGCAGCGAGGAGTCATCTGCTTCTCTCTGAGTTGCCCTGGGGCGGTGATCTCCATCGGTCCGTGGTGTCACGGCGACAGTCGAGCCGATCAACAACTCACCACCCTTGTCGAGTGCTGGGCTCACCAGGGGCCGGCCAAGGTGGCCCAGAAAAGCAAGCTCGTCACAGACGCCGTGAAGCTGCACTGGGTTGCCCAGTCCCTCAGCCCCGCCCCGGACCTGGGTTCCGCAGATGAGTTGCCGGCCTAGGCCGCCCAAATTGCGTGTTTGGCTAGGAGGAATGCGTGTTGGGGTGGTGACACGGCGTGTCACTAGGGGGCGCTGTGGCTAGGGGTGATGCTGGCCCGGGTCAGGTGGTGGGGGTGAGGTCGAGGATCCGCGGTGGTGGGGCGAGTTTCAGCTGGTCCAGGATCCGTTGTTGGGTGGGGGTGGGCTGTGTGGTCTGTTGGTAGGTGCCGGCGCTGCCGGTGAAGGTGCCGACGTGGAGTCGTTGCAGTTCGGCGCGGAGGTTGGTCCAGGTGTCGCCGCAGGTGGTTTCGATGATCCGGATCAGCAGCAGCGCGAGCCAGCACAAGATGATGTGGGCGCGGATCCGGTCCTCCAGTCGGTGGTACACCGGGCGGAGGTCGAGGATCTGTTTCATGTCCCGCCAGCCGCGTTCGACCTCGAGGAGTTGCTTGTAGCCGACGGCGATGTCTTCGGCGGTCAGGGTCGGGTCGTTGGAGCGGAGCAGGTACTTGCCGTCCAGCTTGGCTTCGGCGGCGATCGCTTTGGCGTCGACGCGCAGGAGGCCGCCGGGGGTGACGCGCAGGTACCGGTTCAGGCCGGGTTTGGTGCTGATCACCCCGCGGAGTTCGGCCCGTTTGGTGTCGGTGAGCTTGTCGGACTCGGCGATCAGCCCACGCAGGTGCTCCACCAGATGGGTGCGCACGGTGGCGTCACGTTCGGCCGCTTCGGGGTTGTGGCACACCACGAACCGCTCGTGGTCGCTGATCTTGACTTCCTTGACCCGCAGGTTCCCGGCAACCTCCTGGTAACGCCCCGGCCGGGCGAGGGCGGCGTCGGCTTCACCGGTGCCGGAGCGGAGCTTCTCGCCCAGGATGTAGCCGCCGGCGCCGCGTTGCAGGTAGCGGCGGTTCTCCGCCGAGGTGAACCCGCGGTCAGCGACACACACCACCCGGGCCAGGCTCCAGTCCCGCAGGTCGTCCTTGACCTGGCGGATCAGGGCCGAGTCGGAGGTGTTGCCCGGCCAGCACCAGCACCTCACCGGGATCCCGTCCCGGGTGACCGCCATCCCGACCACCACCTGGGGCAGGTCGTCGCGGTGGTCCTTCGACTTGCCCCACGTCCGGAACCCGGCCTGCTTCACCCCACCAGCCGGCGGCGCCACCTCGCCGTCAGCGGTTCGGTCAGCGGTGGCGTCGGGGGCGGGTTGGAGGGGGCGGCCGCTGTGGTCGCGCCACACGGGATCGTCAGCGGTCTCGGTGACGAAGTACGTCGAGGTGGTGTCGAAGAACAACAGGTCGACCTCCAGGTTCAACAGGTCCGCCACCTGGTGGTACACGTCCTTGGCGAGGGTGGCCTCCACCTCCAGCAGCCAGTCCATCGCCCGGTAACACGCGTCGTCGGACACCTCCACCAGGCCGGGCAGGTGCACGTCGTGGTTCACCCAACTCGTGGCGGCCAGCTTCGAGGAGGGCGCCAACGCCCGGTTCGCGACCAGGGCGAACAACACCCGTTCGGTGACCGGGTCCCGACGGGTGGCGCCCAGCAGGCCTCGCAGGGTCTTGGCCAACCCGAGCCGATCCCATAGACCGTTCAACACGTACGCGCCACCCAATGGTCGGGACTGCGTGAACTCCAACCCCGGGGTCCCCGCACCGGGCAGCATCGCTTCGGAGCCCAGCACGCGCGTCAACGATCCGATCAGACGTTCGATCCCCGCACGGTCGACCTGGTCGGCGCGGCCGAAGTTGTACACCACCTTCATCTTCGACGACTTCGCCGCCGGGTCCCACTCG
The DNA window shown above is from Tessaracoccus defluvii and carries:
- a CDS encoding IS1634 family transposase is translated as MFVRTSTRRNRDGTAVSYLQLVHNEWDPAAKSSKMKVVYNFGRADQVDRAGIERLIGSLTRVLGSEAMLPGAGTPGLEFTQSRPLGGAYVLNGLWDRLGLAKTLRGLLGATRRDPVTERVLFALVANRALAPSSKLAATSWVNHDVHLPGLVEVSDDACYRAMDWLLEVEATLAKDVYHQVADLLNLEVDLLFFDTTSTYFVTETADDPVWRDHSGRPLQPAPDATADRTADGEVAPPAGGVKQAGFRTWGKSKDHRDDLPQVVVGMAVTRDGIPVRCWCWPGNTSDSALIRQVKDDLRDWSLARVVCVADRGFTSAENRRYLQRGAGGYILGEKLRSGTGEADAALARPGRYQEVAGNLRVKEVKISDHERFVVCHNPEAAERDATVRTHLVEHLRGLIAESDKLTDTKRAELRGVISTKPGLNRYLRVTPGGLLRVDAKAIAAEAKLDGKYLLRSNDPTLTAEDIAVGYKQLLEVERGWRDMKQILDLRPVYHRLEDRIRAHIILCWLALLLIRIIETTCGDTWTNLRAELQRLHVGTFTGSAGTYQQTTQPTPTQQRILDQLKLAPPPRILDLTPTT